A part of Microbacterium atlanticum genomic DNA contains:
- the rplV gene encoding 50S ribosomal protein L22, with the protein MVESIARVRHIRVTPQKARRVVALIKGKQAEEALAILKFAPQGASEPIYKLVASAIANARVKADKDGEYLDEQDLYVKNAYVDEGTTLKRFQPRAQGRAFQIKKRTSHITVVLSTPEVAETAPAAKSKKASK; encoded by the coding sequence ATGGTGGAGTCCATCGCACGCGTGCGACACATCCGCGTGACCCCTCAGAAGGCTCGTCGTGTCGTCGCGCTCATCAAGGGCAAGCAGGCCGAGGAGGCCCTGGCCATCCTCAAGTTCGCGCCGCAGGGTGCGAGCGAGCCGATCTACAAGCTCGTCGCCTCGGCGATCGCGAACGCTCGCGTGAAGGCCGACAAGGACGGCGAGTACCTGGACGAGCAGGACCTGTACGTGAAGAACGCGTACGTGGACGAGGGCACGACGCTCAAGCGTTTCCAGCCCCGTGCACAGGGTCGCGCCTTCCAGATCAAGAAGCGCACCAGCCACATCACCGTCGTGCTCTCGACCCCCGAGGTCGCCGAGACGGCACCGGCTGCCAAGAGCAAGAAGGCGAGCAAGTAA
- the rpsC gene encoding 30S ribosomal protein S3 → MGQKVNPYGFRLGITTDHVSRWFSDSTKPGQRYADYVAEDIKIRRLLTTSLDRAGVSNIEIERTRDRVRVDIHTARPGIVIGRRGAEAERIRADLEKLTGKQIQLNILEVKNPEADAQLVAQGIAEQLTARVAFRRAMRKGLQGAQRAGAKGVRIQVSGRLGGAEMSRSEFYREGRVPLHTLRANIDYGFYEAKTTFGRIGVKVWIYKGDLTNKELAREQANQKPARERGDRRGPRGDRGDRGDRGERRNEAPVAEGASA, encoded by the coding sequence ATGGGACAGAAGGTCAACCCGTACGGCTTCCGCCTCGGCATCACCACGGACCACGTGTCGCGTTGGTTCTCGGACTCGACGAAGCCCGGACAGCGCTACGCCGACTACGTGGCCGAGGACATCAAGATCCGTCGCCTGCTGACGACGTCGCTTGACCGCGCCGGCGTGAGCAACATCGAGATCGAGCGCACGCGCGACCGCGTCCGCGTCGACATCCACACCGCCCGCCCGGGCATCGTGATCGGCCGCCGCGGCGCCGAGGCTGAGCGCATCCGCGCCGACCTCGAGAAGCTGACCGGCAAGCAGATCCAGCTGAACATCCTCGAGGTCAAGAACCCCGAGGCCGACGCCCAGCTCGTCGCGCAGGGCATCGCCGAGCAGCTCACCGCGCGCGTGGCGTTCCGCCGCGCGATGCGCAAGGGCCTGCAGGGCGCTCAGCGCGCCGGCGCCAAGGGCGTCCGCATCCAGGTCTCCGGCCGCCTCGGCGGCGCCGAGATGAGCCGCTCGGAGTTCTACCGCGAGGGTCGTGTGCCGCTGCACACGCTGCGCGCGAACATCGACTACGGCTTCTACGAGGCCAAGACCACCTTCGGCCGCATCGGCGTGAAGGTCTGGATCTACAAGGGCGATCTGACCAACAAGGAGCTCGCTCGCGAGCAGGCCAACCAGAAGCCGGCGCGCGAGCGCGGCGACCGCCGTGGCCCCCGTGGCGACCGCGGCGACCGTGGCGACCGCGGTGAGCGCCGCAACGAGGCCCCCGTGGCAGAAGGAGCGTCGGCGTAA
- the rplP gene encoding 50S ribosomal protein L16 has translation MLIPRKVKYRKQHHPGRSGQATGGTKVSFGEFGIQALTPAYVTNRQIESARIAMTRHIKRGGKVWINIYPDRPLTKKPAETRMGSGKGSPEWWVANVKPGRVLFEVAGVNEELAREALTRAIHKLPLKARIIKREEGDA, from the coding sequence ATGCTCATCCCCCGCAAGGTCAAGTACCGCAAGCAGCACCACCCGGGCCGCTCGGGCCAGGCCACCGGCGGCACCAAGGTGTCGTTCGGCGAGTTCGGCATCCAGGCCCTCACGCCCGCCTACGTGACGAACCGTCAGATCGAGTCCGCTCGTATCGCGATGACCCGTCACATCAAGCGTGGCGGCAAGGTGTGGATCAACATCTACCCCGACCGACCGCTGACCAAGAAGCCGGCCGAGACCCGCATGGGTTCCGGCAAGGGCTCGCCGGAGTGGTGGGTCGCCAACGTCAAGCCGGGTCGCGTCCTGTTCGAGGTCGCCGGCGTCAACGAGGAACTCGCTCGTGAGGCCCTGACCCGTGCCATCCACAAGCTGCCGCTGAAGGCACGCATCATCAAGCGCGAGGAGGGCGACGCGTAA
- the rpmC gene encoding 50S ribosomal protein L29 translates to MAIGTKTLATSELDTFEDQRLVEELRKAKEELFNLRFQSATGQLESHGRIRAVKRDIARLYTVIRERELGIRATPAPLETATKAKKTKAKKADAASEAVKEEAE, encoded by the coding sequence ATGGCGATCGGCACCAAGACGCTCGCGACGAGCGAGCTCGACACGTTCGAAGACCAGCGCCTGGTCGAGGAGCTGCGCAAGGCCAAGGAAGAGCTGTTCAACCTGCGCTTCCAGTCGGCCACCGGCCAGCTCGAGAGCCACGGCCGCATCCGTGCGGTCAAGCGCGACATCGCGCGGCTCTACACCGTCATCCGCGAGCGCGAGCTCGGCATCCGTGCCACGCCCGCTCCGCTGGAGACGGCGACGAAGGCGAAGAAGACCAAGGCCAAGAAGGCGGATGCCGCCTCCGAGGCCGTGAAGGAAGAGGCCGAGTGA
- the rpsQ gene encoding 30S ribosomal protein S17, with protein MADKKQAAEVEHAEHDVRDADARGYRKARRGYVVSDKMDKTIVVEVEDRVKHPLYGKVIRRTSKVKAHDETNSAGIGDLVLINETRPLSATKRWRLVEILEKAK; from the coding sequence ATGGCTGACAAGAAGCAGGCCGCCGAGGTCGAGCACGCCGAGCACGACGTGCGCGACGCCGACGCCCGCGGCTACCGCAAGGCCCGCCGCGGCTACGTCGTCAGCGACAAGATGGACAAGACCATCGTCGTCGAGGTCGAGGACCGCGTGAAGCACCCGCTCTACGGCAAGGTCATCCGCCGCACCTCCAAGGTGAAGGCGCACGACGAGACGAACTCCGCCGGCATCGGCGACCTCGTCCTCATCAACGAGACCCGCCCGCTGAGCGCCACCAAGCGCTGGCGTCTGGTGGAGATCCTGGAGAAGGCCAAGTGA
- the rplN gene encoding 50S ribosomal protein L14, whose translation MIQNESRLKVADNTGAKELLTIRVLGGSNRRYAGLGDIIVATVKDAIPGGNVKKGDVVKAVVVRTVKSTRRPDGSYIKFDENAAVILKNDGEPRGTRIFGPVGRELRDKKFMKIVSLAPEVI comes from the coding sequence GTGATTCAGAACGAGTCCCGCCTCAAGGTCGCCGACAACACGGGCGCCAAGGAGCTGCTCACCATCCGCGTTCTCGGTGGCTCGAACCGCCGCTACGCGGGCCTGGGTGACATCATCGTGGCCACCGTCAAGGACGCGATCCCCGGCGGCAACGTCAAGAAGGGCGACGTCGTCAAGGCCGTCGTCGTCCGTACCGTCAAGTCGACCCGTCGTCCCGACGGCTCGTACATCAAGTTCGACGAGAACGCCGCCGTCATCCTGAAGAACGACGGGGAGCCCCGCGGCACCCGCATCTTCGGACCGGTCGGCCGTGAGCTTCGCGACAAGAAGTTCATGAAGATCGTCTCGCTCGCACCGGAGGTGATCTGA
- the rplX gene encoding 50S ribosomal protein L24: MAKIKKGDLVQVISGAKPERGGDRGKQGKVLEVLAEQNRVIVEGVNYVTKHNRVGQSQRGTKTGGIETMEAPIHISNVQLVDPSTKKPTRVGHRVEEQTKDGVKRTVRVRYAKKSGKDL, from the coding sequence ATGGCCAAGATCAAGAAGGGCGACCTGGTTCAGGTCATCTCGGGCGCCAAGCCCGAGCGCGGCGGCGACCGCGGCAAGCAGGGCAAGGTCCTCGAGGTCCTCGCCGAGCAGAACCGCGTCATCGTCGAGGGCGTGAACTACGTCACCAAGCACAACCGCGTCGGCCAGTCCCAGCGCGGCACCAAGACGGGCGGCATCGAGACGATGGAAGCCCCGATCCACATCTCCAACGTCCAGCTCGTGGACCCCTCGACCAAGAAGCCGACCCGCGTCGGCCACCGCGTCGAGGAGCAGACGAAGGACGGCGTGAAGCGCACCGTCCGCGTGCGCTACGCGAAGAAGTCAGGCAAGGACCTCTAA
- the rplE gene encoding 50S ribosomal protein L5 encodes MATATAAPAGKTQPRLKQKYNGEIKKALQDEFGYANVMQIPGLVKVVVNTGVGEAARDSKVIDGAVDDLTKITGQKPVVTKARKSIAQFKLREGQAIGAHVTLRGDRAWEFVDRLVNLALPRIRDFRGLSPKQFDGHGNYTFGLQEQSVFHEINQDKIDRVRGFDITIVTSAKTDDEGRALLRALGFPFKADDAQA; translated from the coding sequence ATGGCTACCGCAACTGCCGCGCCGGCTGGCAAGACCCAGCCGCGCCTGAAGCAGAAGTACAACGGCGAGATCAAGAAGGCGCTGCAGGACGAGTTCGGCTACGCGAACGTCATGCAGATCCCCGGCCTGGTCAAGGTCGTCGTGAACACCGGTGTCGGCGAGGCCGCCCGTGACAGCAAGGTGATCGATGGCGCGGTCGACGACCTCACCAAGATCACCGGCCAGAAGCCGGTCGTCACCAAGGCCCGCAAGTCCATCGCGCAGTTCAAGCTGCGCGAGGGTCAGGCCATCGGCGCGCACGTCACCCTCCGCGGCGACCGCGCGTGGGAGTTCGTCGACCGCCTGGTCAACCTCGCCCTGCCCCGCATCCGCGACTTCCGCGGCCTCTCGCCCAAGCAGTTCGACGGCCACGGCAACTACACCTTCGGTCTCCAGGAGCAGTCGGTGTTCCACGAGATCAACCAGGACAAGATCGACCGCGTCCGCGGCTTCGACATCACGATCGTGACGTCGGCCAAGACCGACGACGAGGGCCGTGCGCTCCTGCGCGCCCTGGGCTTCCCCTTCAAGGCGGACGACGCCCAGGCGTGA
- the rpsH gene encoding 30S ribosomal protein S8, whose product MTMTDPVADMLTRLRNANSAHHDTVSLPSSKLKTHIAEILQQEGYISSWEVSDARVGQTLTLTLKYGPNRERSIAGIKRVSKPGLRVYAKSTEIPRVLGGLGVAILSTSSGLLTDRQAEQKGVGGEVLAYVW is encoded by the coding sequence ATGACAATGACAGACCCGGTCGCAGACATGCTGACCCGTCTGCGCAACGCGAACTCGGCGCACCACGACACCGTGTCGCTGCCGAGCTCCAAGCTCAAGACCCACATCGCGGAGATCCTCCAGCAGGAGGGCTACATCTCATCGTGGGAGGTCAGCGACGCCCGCGTCGGCCAGACCCTCACGCTGACGCTCAAGTACGGCCCGAACCGCGAGCGGTCGATCGCCGGCATCAAGCGCGTCTCCAAGCCCGGTCTGCGCGTCTACGCGAAGTCGACCGAGATCCCCCGCGTCCTCGGCGGCCTCGGCGTCGCGATCCTGTCCACCTCCTCTGGCCTCCTCACGGACCGCCAGGCCGAGCAGAAGGGCGTGGGTGGGGAAGTCCTCGCCTACGTGTGGTGA
- the rplF gene encoding 50S ribosomal protein L6 yields the protein MSRIGRLPIDIPAGVTVSVEGQDVAVKGPKGELSLTVARPIEVKVEEGQVVVTRPDDERSSRSLHGLTRTLINNNIIGVTQGYTKGLEVVGTGYRVAQKGAAVEFALGFSHPVLVEPPAGITLTVEGNNKLTVSGIDKQAVGEAAANIRKIRKPEPYKGKGVRYAGEVVRRKAGKAGK from the coding sequence ATGTCGCGTATCGGTCGTCTTCCGATCGACATCCCCGCCGGTGTGACCGTCTCGGTCGAGGGCCAGGATGTCGCCGTCAAGGGTCCCAAGGGCGAGCTCTCGCTCACCGTGGCCCGTCCCATCGAGGTCAAGGTCGAAGAGGGCCAGGTCGTCGTGACCCGCCCCGACGACGAGCGCTCGTCGCGTTCGCTGCACGGCCTGACCCGCACGCTCATCAACAACAACATCATCGGTGTCACCCAGGGCTACACCAAGGGCCTCGAGGTCGTGGGCACGGGTTACCGCGTGGCGCAGAAGGGCGCGGCGGTCGAGTTCGCACTCGGCTTCTCGCACCCGGTGCTCGTCGAGCCGCCCGCCGGCATCACGCTGACGGTCGAGGGCAACAACAAGCTCACCGTCTCGGGCATCGACAAGCAGGCCGTCGGCGAGGCCGCGGCCAACATCCGCAAGATTCGCAAGCCCGAGCCGTACAAGGGCAAGGGTGTGCGCTACGCCGGCGAGGTCGTCCGGCGCAAGGCCGGAAAGGCTGGTAAGTAA